A genomic stretch from Hemibagrus wyckioides isolate EC202008001 linkage group LG20, SWU_Hwy_1.0, whole genome shotgun sequence includes:
- the si:ch1073-429i10.3 gene encoding histone H3.3A yields the protein MARTKQTARKSTGGKAPRKQLATKAARKSAPSTGGVKKPHRYRPGTVALREIRRYQKSTELLIRKLPFQRLVREIAQDFKTDLRFQSAAIGALQEASEAYLVGLFEDTNLCAIHAKRVTIMPKDIQLARRIRGERA from the exons ATGGCCCGTACGAAACAGACCGCCCGTAAATCCACAGGAGGTAAAGCTCCCCGTAAACAGCTGGCCACTAAAGCAGCCCGAAAAAGTGCGCCCTCTACAGGAGGGGTGAAGAAACCGCATCGTTACAG gcccGGTACTGTGGCTTTACGTGAGATCCGACGTTATCAGAAATCCACAGAGCTGTTGATAAGGAAGCTGCCGTTCCAGCGACTGGTCCGAGAAATCGCTCAGGACTTCAAAACCGACCTGAGGTTTCAGAGTGCTGCAATTGGAGCtctgcag gagGCGAGTGAAGCATATCTGGTAGGTCTGTTTGAGGACACTAATCTGTGTGCTATCCACGCCAAGCGGGTCACCATCATGCCCAAAGACATCCAGCTGGCACGCCGCATCCGTGGAGAACgcgcttaa